From Enterococcus mediterraneensis, the proteins below share one genomic window:
- a CDS encoding D-alanine--D-alanine ligase: MKIVLLYGGRSAEHDVSILSAYSVLNAIYYNYYQVQLIFIAKDGRWVQGPLLREKPQSEDVLHLTWAEDGETEGDFTGKLIQPGIENDGDTIVFPLLHGPNGEDGTIQGFLETIDVPYIGTGVLTSASAMDKIMTKYILQAAGIPQVPFVPVLKNQWKENPKQIFEQCEGTLLYPMFIKPANMGSSVGISKAENREELQNALQEAYKYDTRAIVEQGIDAREIEVAILGNEDVRTTVPGEIVKDVAFYDYNSKYIDNKIEMQIPAEIPEDVQQKAQDFAKKAYIILGGTGLSRCDFFLTNKNELFLNELNTMPGFTQFSMYPSLWEKMGLKYGDLIEELIQLGLNRYGQRRSFLVDVSE, from the coding sequence TTGAAAATCGTTTTATTATATGGGGGCCGCAGTGCAGAACATGATGTGTCGATTTTATCAGCATATTCCGTTTTGAATGCGATCTACTATAACTATTATCAAGTACAATTGATTTTTATCGCAAAGGACGGTCGTTGGGTGCAAGGTCCGTTGTTGCGAGAAAAACCACAATCTGAGGATGTACTCCATCTAACATGGGCCGAAGATGGCGAAACAGAGGGAGACTTCACCGGCAAACTCATCCAGCCGGGTATCGAAAATGACGGGGATACGATCGTTTTCCCATTATTGCACGGACCAAACGGAGAAGATGGGACGATCCAAGGCTTTTTGGAAACGATCGATGTTCCTTATATCGGTACTGGTGTTTTGACCAGCGCTTCTGCTATGGACAAGATCATGACCAAATATATCTTACAGGCAGCCGGTATCCCGCAAGTACCGTTTGTACCTGTCTTGAAAAACCAATGGAAAGAAAATCCAAAACAAATCTTTGAACAATGTGAAGGAACACTTCTATACCCAATGTTCATCAAACCGGCGAATATGGGTTCAAGTGTCGGCATCTCAAAAGCAGAGAATCGCGAAGAGCTGCAAAACGCGTTACAAGAAGCTTATAAATACGATACACGCGCGATCGTTGAACAAGGGATCGATGCTCGCGAGATCGAAGTCGCGATCTTAGGAAACGAAGATGTACGCACGACCGTTCCCGGAGAAATCGTCAAAGATGTCGCATTTTATGACTATAATTCAAAATATATCGATAATAAGATCGAAATGCAGATCCCAGCCGAGATCCCTGAAGATGTTCAGCAAAAAGCGCAGGATTTCGCGAAGAAAGCTTATATTATCTTAGGTGGGACTGGGCTTAGTCGCTGCGACTTCTTCCTGACTAATAAAAATGAATTATTCTTGAATGAATTGAACACGATGCCTGGATTTACACAATTCAGTATGTATCCTTCTCTATGGGAAAAAATGGGTCTTAAATACGGAGACTTGATCGAAGAATTGATCCAACTTGGATTGAATCGTTATGGACAACGCCGCAGTTTCTTGGTGGATGTCTCCGAGTAA
- a CDS encoding UDP-N-acetylmuramoyl-tripeptide--D-alanyl-D-alanine ligase, whose amino-acid sequence MKLTIKEIAQVLEIPNIDDSREIHGVEFDSRKIQSGDLFIPFSGQRDGHDFVQDALDNGAIATLWSRDTPAPEGIIPLPVKSTLAATQKLAGYYLKKIKPKVIGITGSNGKTTTKDMTESVLSQKFKTYKTQGNYNNDIGLPYTVFQTPEDCEMLILEMGMDRFNEIRELTTLAQPDAAAITLIGEAHIENLGSREGIAKAKMEIVEGLKKDGLLLIPSDEPLLDPLTKDLSQEIQTFGMEKGDLTAQIISEDREHTSFKINDTVFEIPVLGTYNVKNALIAYGFGRYFGLSNEEIKKGLAEVQLTKNRTEWLKAGNGADLLSDVYNANPTAMGLVLDTVAKIETSGRKIAVLADMLELGSDSAQLHAQMAEHVVDAYDLVFLYGEEMKALLHALKDEETTITAFHFEKNDKQELIQTLKKEIRSNDTIVLKGSNGMGLLEVVEELENME is encoded by the coding sequence ATGAAATTGACAATTAAAGAAATCGCTCAAGTATTAGAAATCCCCAATATCGATGACTCCCGCGAGATCCACGGCGTTGAATTTGACAGTCGGAAGATCCAATCGGGAGATTTGTTTATCCCGTTTTCCGGTCAGCGAGACGGTCATGATTTTGTTCAGGATGCATTAGACAATGGTGCTATCGCTACCCTGTGGAGCCGTGATACGCCAGCGCCAGAAGGAATCATCCCCTTGCCGGTAAAAAGCACCCTAGCAGCAACACAAAAACTAGCCGGCTATTATCTAAAAAAAATCAAACCTAAAGTTATCGGGATCACCGGCAGTAACGGCAAAACCACTACAAAAGATATGACTGAATCAGTCCTATCCCAAAAATTCAAAACCTATAAAACGCAAGGAAATTACAATAATGATATCGGACTGCCTTACACAGTCTTCCAAACTCCTGAAGATTGCGAGATGCTGATTTTAGAAATGGGGATGGATCGTTTCAACGAGATCCGTGAATTGACGACATTGGCCCAACCGGATGCGGCAGCCATCACATTGATCGGCGAAGCCCATATTGAAAATCTCGGTTCACGGGAAGGGATCGCTAAAGCGAAGATGGAAATTGTTGAAGGCTTGAAAAAAGATGGTCTTTTATTGATTCCTTCAGACGAACCGCTGTTAGATCCGCTAACGAAAGATCTTAGTCAAGAAATCCAAACATTTGGAATGGAAAAAGGCGATCTGACTGCACAAATCATTTCTGAAGATCGTGAACATACCTCCTTTAAAATCAATGATACTGTTTTCGAAATCCCTGTCTTAGGCACATATAACGTGAAAAACGCGTTGATCGCTTATGGATTTGGCCGCTATTTTGGTCTAAGCAATGAAGAGATCAAAAAAGGATTGGCAGAAGTCCAATTGACTAAAAATCGGACAGAATGGCTGAAAGCCGGCAACGGTGCGGATCTGTTAAGTGATGTTTATAACGCGAATCCAACGGCGATGGGTCTGGTATTGGATACAGTTGCCAAGATCGAAACATCAGGGCGGAAAATCGCGGTTTTAGCAGATATGCTGGAATTGGGATCAGATTCTGCTCAACTGCACGCGCAAATGGCAGAACACGTGGTCGATGCGTATGATCTTGTCTTCCTTTATGGAGAAGAAATGAAAGCATTGCTCCATGCGTTGAAAGACGAAGAAACGACGATCACAGCGTTCCATTTTGAGAAGAATGATAAACAAGAATTGATTCAGACTTTGAAAAAAGAAATCCGCTCAAATGATACCATCGTATTAAAAGGCAGTAACGGGATGGGACTTTTAGAAGTCGTGGAAGAATTGGAAAATATGGAATAG
- the cshA gene encoding degradosome RNA helicase CshA produces MKFKELELSPELLTSVERAGFEEATPIQEATIPLALAGRDVIGQAQTGTGKTAAFGLPMLEKIDPKNQQLQGLVIAPTRELAIQTQEELFRLGRDKKIRVQAVYGGADIGRQIRGLKDRPHIVVGTPGRMLDHINRHTLKLATVETLVLDEADEMLNMGFLEDIEKIISQVPAQRQTLLFSATMPPAIKNIGVKFMKEPEHVKIKAKEMTADLIDQYYVRAKEYEKFDVMTRLFDVQTPELTIVFGRTKRRVDELARGLEARGYKAEGIHGDLSQQKRMSVLRAFKNGQLDILVATDVAARGLDISGVTHVYNYDIPQDPESYVHRIGRTGRAGKGGMSVTFVTPNEMSYLHVIENLTKKRMTPLRPPTEKEAFKGQLGAAMDQIEAKMDENGLDKYLQAADELLERYSAQDLAALLLKTVAKDPADAVPVKITPERPLPQNKKGFNKNNSSRRSNRSRGEGNNSRRQNKGSYNKEGYRKNNRRSNDKKRGFVIRNNQD; encoded by the coding sequence TTGAAATTTAAAGAACTAGAATTATCACCAGAATTGTTGACATCCGTGGAGCGTGCCGGCTTTGAAGAAGCAACACCTATCCAAGAAGCGACAATTCCTCTTGCTTTAGCAGGCAGAGACGTAATCGGTCAAGCACAGACAGGTACTGGTAAAACAGCGGCCTTTGGATTGCCGATGTTAGAAAAGATCGATCCTAAAAACCAACAATTACAAGGCTTAGTAATCGCACCGACACGTGAATTAGCGATCCAAACCCAAGAAGAACTGTTCCGTCTTGGTAGAGACAAAAAAATCCGTGTCCAAGCAGTTTACGGCGGAGCCGATATCGGCCGTCAAATCCGAGGATTGAAAGACCGTCCTCATATCGTTGTTGGTACACCGGGTCGGATGCTGGATCATATCAACCGTCACACATTGAAATTGGCAACTGTTGAAACATTGGTCCTAGATGAAGCGGACGAAATGCTGAATATGGGCTTTTTAGAAGATATCGAAAAAATTATTTCTCAAGTCCCTGCCCAACGCCAAACATTGCTGTTTTCAGCAACTATGCCTCCAGCAATCAAAAATATCGGTGTAAAATTCATGAAAGAACCGGAACATGTTAAGATCAAAGCAAAAGAAATGACAGCTGACTTGATCGATCAATATTATGTTCGGGCAAAAGAATACGAAAAATTCGATGTAATGACGCGTTTATTCGATGTCCAAACACCAGAATTGACGATTGTTTTCGGTCGTACGAAACGCCGCGTAGACGAATTAGCCCGTGGTTTAGAAGCACGCGGCTATAAAGCAGAAGGAATCCATGGCGATCTTTCCCAACAAAAACGGATGAGCGTTTTACGAGCATTCAAAAACGGTCAATTGGATATCTTGGTAGCCACTGACGTAGCAGCCCGCGGATTAGACATCTCCGGTGTTACTCACGTGTACAACTATGATATTCCTCAAGACCCTGAAAGCTATGTTCACCGTATCGGTCGTACAGGCCGTGCCGGTAAAGGCGGAATGTCAGTTACTTTTGTAACACCAAACGAAATGAGCTATCTGCACGTCATCGAAAACTTGACGAAAAAACGGATGACACCCCTTCGTCCGCCAACCGAAAAAGAAGCCTTCAAAGGCCAATTAGGTGCAGCAATGGACCAAATCGAAGCCAAAATGGACGAAAATGGTTTGGACAAATACTTGCAAGCCGCAGATGAATTATTGGAACGTTACTCTGCCCAAGACCTAGCAGCGTTGCTGTTGAAGACGGTCGCTAAAGATCCTGCAGATGCAGTTCCGGTTAAAATCACACCAGAACGCCCATTGCCTCAAAACAAAAAAGGCTTCAACAAAAACAACAGCAGCCGCCGCAGTAACCGCAGTCGTGGAGAAGGCAACAACTCCCGCAGACAAAACAAAGGCAGCTACAACAAAGAAGGTTATCGTAAAAATAACCGCCGCAGCAATGATAAAAAACGCGGCTTTGTGATTCGAAACAACCAAGATTAG
- the acpS gene encoding holo-ACP synthase: MIKGIGIDAVELVRIKNIIEQKPKFIPRILTKAELAIFQDLTVKRQIEFLGGRYACKEAFSKAWGTGIGKLGFQDLEILTDRSGAPMVTRSPFTGKVFVTITHTDTIAFAQIILEE; this comes from the coding sequence ATGATCAAAGGAATCGGGATTGATGCCGTAGAACTTGTAAGAATAAAAAACATCATTGAGCAAAAACCAAAGTTTATCCCGCGGATCTTGACGAAAGCTGAATTGGCAATTTTTCAAGACTTGACGGTAAAACGTCAAATAGAATTTTTAGGCGGCCGTTACGCATGCAAGGAGGCTTTTTCAAAAGCGTGGGGAACGGGGATCGGTAAACTCGGTTTTCAAGACTTAGAGATCTTAACAGATCGATCTGGTGCGCCGATGGTTACTCGGTCGCCATTTACAGGCAAAGTTTTTGTCACTATTACTCATACAGACACGATAGCTTTTGCTCAAATCATTTTGGAAGAATAG
- the alr gene encoding alanine racemase gives MVVSYHRSTQAIIHTDAITENVANEVHRLPKNRELFAVVKANGYGHGAIETAKAAKKGGATGFCVATIDEGIELREAGFTEPILILGIVEVNYLALVSDYDLAFPVGTLEWLEEAEERLAEFPVKNPLKIHIKVDTGMGRIGFLNSIEVLQAVEAIQQNPQMDWEGIFTHFSTADQADDRYFQMQNQRFKDALKVLPHLPRYVHVSNSATALWHDEPIGNMIRFGVAMYGLNPSGHELKESYPLKPALELTSELIQVKRLEKGEGIGYGETYITPKAEWIGTVPIGYADGWLRKMQGFSVLVEGEFCEIVGRVCMDQFMIRLPQAVKTGTKVTLIGSNQQKTITMQDIADHLETIHYEVACTISQRVPRKYVK, from the coding sequence ATGGTTGTTTCATACCATCGATCAACGCAAGCTATTATACATACAGATGCGATTACTGAAAACGTAGCAAATGAAGTACATCGTTTGCCGAAAAATCGCGAACTGTTCGCCGTGGTAAAAGCGAATGGTTACGGACATGGTGCTATCGAAACAGCGAAAGCAGCAAAAAAAGGCGGCGCAACTGGTTTTTGCGTAGCTACTATTGATGAAGGGATCGAATTGCGGGAAGCAGGATTTACAGAACCGATCCTGATTTTAGGAATCGTAGAGGTCAACTATCTTGCATTAGTCAGCGATTATGATTTAGCTTTTCCAGTGGGAACATTGGAATGGTTGGAAGAAGCCGAAGAACGATTAGCTGAATTTCCAGTAAAAAATCCATTGAAGATCCATATCAAAGTTGATACCGGTATGGGAAGGATCGGGTTTTTGAACTCTATTGAGGTGCTTCAAGCAGTCGAAGCCATCCAACAAAACCCGCAGATGGATTGGGAAGGGATCTTCACCCATTTTTCAACAGCTGACCAAGCAGATGATCGCTATTTTCAGATGCAAAATCAGCGATTCAAAGATGCATTGAAGGTTTTGCCGCATCTGCCTCGTTATGTCCATGTCAGCAACAGCGCGACTGCGTTATGGCATGATGAACCCATTGGCAATATGATCCGTTTTGGTGTGGCGATGTATGGACTCAATCCGTCAGGACATGAACTGAAGGAAAGTTATCCATTGAAGCCAGCCCTTGAATTGACCTCAGAGCTGATTCAAGTCAAACGTTTAGAAAAAGGAGAAGGCATCGGCTATGGTGAGACCTATATCACACCGAAAGCTGAATGGATCGGAACGGTCCCCATTGGTTATGCGGACGGTTGGCTGCGAAAAATGCAGGGCTTCTCAGTATTAGTAGAAGGAGAGTTCTGTGAGATCGTTGGACGTGTTTGCATGGATCAATTTATGATCCGCCTGCCGCAAGCTGTCAAAACAGGAACGAAAGTCACCCTTATCGGCTCTAATCAGCAAAAAACGATCACGATGCAAGATATTGCAGATCATTTGGAGACGATCCATTACGAAGTCGCTTGTACGATTTCGCAACGTGTTCCTCGAAAATACGTGAAATGA
- a CDS encoding type II toxin-antitoxin system PemK/MazF family toxin translates to MVKRGDVYFADLSPVVGSEQGGVRPVLIIQNDRGNHFSPTVIIAAITAKMAKPKLPTHIGIKAMEKGIGKDSVILMEQIRTIDKSRLKDKVCHLDSEIMEEVDRALRISVGIEEDYLIADRRTC, encoded by the coding sequence ATGGTAAAACGCGGAGATGTATATTTCGCGGATTTATCTCCAGTTGTTGGTTCGGAACAAGGGGGCGTTCGCCCGGTTCTTATAATCCAAAATGATCGCGGAAATCACTTCAGCCCGACCGTCATTATTGCGGCTATCACAGCAAAAATGGCAAAACCGAAGCTCCCGACACATATCGGGATCAAAGCGATGGAAAAAGGGATCGGAAAAGATTCTGTGATTTTGATGGAGCAAATTCGCACGATAGATAAAAGTCGATTGAAAGACAAAGTCTGCCATTTGGATTCTGAAATAATGGAAGAAGTCGACCGCGCTTTGCGAATCAGTGTAGGGATCGAAGAAGATTACCTGATCGCTGATCGGCGTACATGCTAA
- a CDS encoding YhgE/Pip domain-containing protein, which produces MNHIKNTLHLYKLDWKRIFKNPMATFLIVALMILPSLYAWFNIKALWDPYSNTGELPIAVYSADQPETFQGKKVAIGDQVLDELHDNKQLGWQFVDSKKELTEGVKSGKYYAGVYLPKSFSKDLLSFTSGEIKKPQIQYYINEKINAIAPKITDKGASSLQEQISENFIKTASSTLLKVFNEIGYDIDSNLVSINKVKNMILETDENLDTIDGYTKKVVELQEKMPEIKEKIAKAQEFTDYIPKVDEMGAKVTALNDKMPELKKQASVILTLQEKIPEIQNAGKQLAMVDSDFDNIEQTMTEGINEAKQGLQVIHQVQTILPDVRKLGDQANDLASATKDGATQLQAALPSITSSVSVTLDAISQVATTTSSITSVINQAVTDNQLSDEEKAHINQVIDDFINNIDRQKTALADLVSFMEQLQNSSGNQNLQTVIDQLKHASDLLGDLSNRLTHLKQLVAEGNTDNIKNYLKEIQTAADQIASFINGIDVNKISETVNGILSKLLTTLSTAQNALQKAKQIDFESLLSSTEKTVANAIKLLEKYQKEMPAIRQEVHDANTMLNGHMDEIVNGINKGADLYKNELPVLEQKLGLAADFLKNDWPGIKKEITTTMTMVDEKLPEVEKALDAAVGLINNDWPMLKSGVHKAASAIRKGESEADLGEVIKLLKLDAQTESDFFTKPVELQTNQLYPIANNGSASTPFYTALCLWVGALLLSSIATTAYHLDGADKKKYSKRETFAARMLTFLTMAIFQALIVTLGNQFLLGVDVREPFYAVLFALIVGLAFMMIVYVLVALFGNIGKGIGIIILVLSISGGGGNYPIQVSGKFFQMVNPFLPFTHAVNLLREAAGGVYWPNATTDILIMIGLFIVFGLLGIFVYPHLSEMTKKLENVSKESHFFH; this is translated from the coding sequence ATGAACCATATCAAAAATACTTTACATTTATACAAATTAGATTGGAAACGAATCTTTAAAAATCCGATGGCGACATTTTTGATCGTCGCGTTGATGATCCTGCCTTCACTTTATGCCTGGTTCAATATCAAGGCATTGTGGGATCCTTATTCAAATACCGGAGAGTTGCCGATCGCTGTTTACAGTGCGGACCAGCCTGAGACCTTTCAAGGAAAAAAAGTCGCGATCGGCGATCAGGTCTTAGACGAGCTTCACGATAATAAGCAACTAGGCTGGCAATTCGTTGATTCTAAAAAAGAACTGACAGAAGGTGTCAAATCCGGCAAGTATTATGCTGGTGTCTATCTGCCTAAAAGCTTCTCCAAAGACTTGTTGAGTTTTACCTCAGGAGAGATTAAAAAGCCGCAGATCCAGTATTATATCAATGAAAAGATTAATGCTATTGCACCGAAGATCACCGATAAAGGTGCTTCCAGTTTGCAAGAACAGATTTCAGAGAATTTTATCAAAACCGCAAGTTCGACTTTATTGAAAGTTTTCAATGAGATAGGCTATGATATTGATTCCAACCTTGTCAGTATCAATAAAGTCAAAAATATGATTTTAGAAACAGATGAAAATCTAGATACCATCGACGGCTATACGAAGAAAGTCGTTGAGTTGCAAGAAAAGATGCCGGAAATCAAAGAAAAAATCGCTAAAGCACAAGAATTTACCGACTATATTCCGAAAGTCGATGAAATGGGGGCAAAAGTGACGGCGTTAAACGACAAAATGCCGGAACTGAAAAAACAAGCCAGTGTGATTTTGACTTTGCAAGAAAAGATTCCTGAGATCCAAAATGCCGGGAAACAGTTGGCGATGGTGGATAGTGATTTTGATAATATTGAACAAACAATGACAGAAGGTATCAATGAAGCAAAACAAGGCTTGCAAGTGATCCATCAAGTACAAACGATTTTGCCGGACGTCAGAAAATTAGGGGATCAGGCGAATGATCTGGCAAGTGCCACCAAAGATGGTGCAACTCAGCTGCAAGCGGCGTTGCCAAGTATCACGTCCAGCGTTTCTGTCACATTGGATGCCATCAGTCAAGTTGCTACTACGACTTCTTCGATTACCAGCGTAATCAACCAGGCAGTGACAGATAATCAGTTATCAGACGAGGAAAAAGCCCATATCAATCAAGTGATCGATGATTTCATCAACAATATCGATCGTCAAAAAACAGCACTTGCTGATCTGGTTTCATTTATGGAACAACTGCAAAATTCCAGCGGCAATCAAAACCTGCAAACAGTGATCGATCAACTGAAGCATGCCAGTGACCTTCTAGGAGATCTTTCCAATCGTTTGACACATTTGAAACAACTGGTTGCTGAAGGCAATACAGATAACATCAAAAATTATCTGAAAGAGATTCAAACAGCTGCCGATCAGATCGCTTCTTTTATTAATGGAATCGACGTGAACAAGATTAGTGAAACAGTCAATGGAATTTTGTCCAAGCTATTGACGACGTTGTCAACTGCACAAAATGCACTGCAAAAAGCTAAACAAATCGATTTTGAATCATTGCTAAGTTCCACAGAAAAAACAGTCGCCAACGCTATCAAGCTTTTAGAAAAATACCAAAAAGAAATGCCGGCGATCCGTCAAGAAGTCCATGACGCCAATACGATGTTAAATGGACACATGGATGAAATCGTCAATGGTATCAACAAAGGCGCTGATCTTTACAAAAATGAATTGCCTGTTCTGGAACAAAAACTGGGATTAGCCGCTGACTTTTTGAAAAACGATTGGCCTGGTATCAAAAAAGAAATCACAACAACAATGACGATGGTGGATGAAAAACTGCCGGAAGTTGAAAAAGCATTAGATGCCGCTGTTGGTTTGATCAATAATGATTGGCCAATGCTGAAAAGCGGCGTCCATAAAGCCGCTTCGGCGATCCGCAAAGGCGAGAGCGAAGCGGACTTAGGTGAGGTCATCAAATTGTTGAAGTTGGATGCTCAAACAGAAAGCGACTTCTTTACAAAACCTGTCGAACTGCAAACCAATCAGCTTTACCCAATCGCCAATAACGGTTCTGCCAGCACACCGTTTTATACTGCACTTTGTTTATGGGTAGGAGCGTTGTTGCTGTCAAGTATCGCAACGACTGCTTATCATTTGGACGGGGCTGACAAGAAAAAATACAGCAAACGGGAAACATTTGCTGCTCGTATGCTGACATTTTTGACGATGGCGATCTTCCAAGCTTTGATCGTAACGCTTGGGAACCAATTCTTATTGGGTGTCGATGTTCGTGAACCATTTTATGCAGTGCTGTTTGCACTGATCGTCGGATTGGCATTCATGATGATCGTCTATGTATTGGTAGCTTTATTCGGCAATATCGGTAAAGGGATCGGGATCATTATTTTAGTCTTGTCGATTTCCGGCGGGGGCGGGAACTATCCGATCCAGGTTTCCGGAAAATTCTTCCAAATGGTCAATCCATTCCTGCCATTTACTCATGCGGTGAATCTGTTGCGGGAAGCGGCAGGGGGCGTTTACTGGCCAAATGCGACTACCGATATTTTGATTATGATCGGATTGTTTATTGTTTTCGGTCTGTTGGGAATATTTGTTTATCCGCATTTGTCGGAAATGACGAAAAAATTAGAAAATGTTTCTAAAGAAAGTCATTTCTTCCATTAA
- a CDS encoding Cof-type HAD-IIB family hydrolase, protein MAKSINLVISDIDGTILTSDHQLPQKVAQSIMQLEQKKIPFVLASARSPKGMLEITQALRLTSPIVSYNGAYVVTRQQDTYQEIISHPLNPQEAKMILQWTKNRFPEISINLYAGTEWYVFHKDIWVREEMRITQIVPQLCSLEALLDENIAIHKILFIGKKADIACLMSELRDHPLAHSAFYLSKENYLEFTHKAVSKEQAVKELASYYQLPLTEVMTIGDNFNDLPMLKAAGLGIAMGNAPAEVKEFADAVTLDNDHFGAAVAIDKYILAKQ, encoded by the coding sequence ATGGCAAAGTCCATCAATTTGGTGATCAGTGATATTGACGGTACGATTTTAACCAGCGATCATCAACTTCCTCAAAAAGTCGCACAGAGCATCATGCAGTTGGAACAAAAAAAGATCCCTTTCGTACTGGCTTCAGCACGTTCGCCTAAAGGAATGCTAGAGATTACCCAAGCATTGAGGTTAACTAGCCCCATCGTCAGCTACAACGGTGCTTATGTGGTAACCAGACAACAAGATACCTACCAAGAGATCATCAGTCATCCGTTGAACCCGCAAGAAGCGAAAATGATTCTTCAATGGACAAAAAACAGGTTTCCGGAAATTTCTATCAATCTCTATGCTGGAACAGAGTGGTATGTTTTTCATAAAGATATATGGGTCAGAGAGGAAATGCGTATCACACAGATCGTACCGCAACTATGTTCTTTAGAAGCCTTGCTGGATGAAAATATCGCGATCCATAAGATTTTATTTATTGGTAAAAAAGCTGATATTGCTTGTTTGATGTCAGAGTTGCGTGATCATCCTTTAGCTCACTCTGCATTTTATTTATCTAAAGAAAACTATTTGGAATTTACCCATAAAGCAGTATCGAAAGAACAAGCAGTAAAAGAATTGGCTAGCTACTATCAATTACCGCTTACAGAGGTGATGACCATTGGAGATAATTTCAATGATCTGCCGATGTTAAAAGCCGCTGGATTAGGTATCGCTATGGGAAATGCTCCAGCAGAAGTCAAAGAGTTTGCGGATGCTGTGACACTGGACAACGATCACTTTGGTGCGGCAGTCGCCATCGATAAATATATACTCGCTAAACAATAA